The following proteins are co-located in the Rippkaea orientalis PCC 8801 genome:
- a CDS encoding ribbon-helix-helix domain-containing protein, which produces MSKRVYLTLPDKVYEALERWADEQGRPVANLAAYLVERAVEKAESEGKIPLNKNNPKT; this is translated from the coding sequence GTGAGTAAACGGGTTTATTTAACGTTGCCAGATAAAGTGTATGAGGCATTAGAGCGATGGGCGGATGAGCAAGGTCGTCCTGTGGCGAATTTGGCGGCTTATTTGGTGGAACGGGCGGTAGAAAAGGCTGAATCGGAGGGTAAGATTCCATTAAATAAAAACAATCCAAAAACTTGA
- the cas12k gene encoding type V CRISPR-associated protein Cas12k (Type V-K CRISPR systems have also been known as with the large Cas12k protein, has also been known as type V-U5, and Cas12k as C2c5.), which yields MTLKTLECRLYAPSDTLRYLWLLMAEKNTPLINEIINHLSEHPDFDQWFKAKQIPKSAISDICNDLKSQENYQNQPGRFYSSAISLTHYMFKSWFAVHKQLQRRIEGKRRWLNLLKSDQELEQNCGQSLEIIIQKAEEILKLMDSEKSQSSSKPKKPKKPKKKKKSSSEETITLFDRLFKAYNQGNDSLESYALAYLLKNNGQIPEDDEDLDKFALRKRKKEIEIERLQQQLENRIPLGRDLTGELWQEMLTIVNESIPQDENEASAWQAKLLKKSHNIPYPVAYETNTDLKWSKDSRGHLLVTFNGLVESLKKLNLNPEFEIRCDRRHLPWFQRFCKDQEIKANNDQHSSALFVLRSARLIWREGQGKEDPWKIHQLYLQCSVETQLWTEAGTKQVQSEKMVEFQLNQLRMKPELTFPIFFRSQSLPTYFNLWKVITSYRILKFLEKGDFTKAQKNFQDAIKRTESCLENLQSSYLTSQKSLYQGNPEIIMGVAMGLSQPATIAVVNVVTQEVLTYRSLKQLLGKNYNLLNRQRQQKQKLSHQRHKAQKKDAFNQYGESELGQYVDRLIAKAIVQVAKEYQADSIAVPKIRQMREIIQSEVQARAERKIQGYKEGQKKYAQQYRENVHQWSYGRLIESIHQASAKFGIRVEIASQSYQGSFQEQAQNLAIAAYTNRLEAVG from the coding sequence ATGACCCTCAAAACCCTTGAATGCCGTCTTTATGCGCCATCAGACACCCTCCGTTATCTCTGGTTATTAATGGCGGAGAAAAATACACCTCTCATTAACGAAATCATTAACCACCTTAGTGAGCATCCTGACTTTGATCAATGGTTTAAAGCCAAGCAAATTCCTAAATCAGCCATTAGTGACATTTGTAATGACCTGAAAAGTCAAGAAAACTATCAAAATCAACCTGGACGCTTTTATTCATCAGCAATCAGTCTTACCCACTATATGTTTAAATCGTGGTTTGCTGTCCACAAACAACTACAAAGACGAATCGAAGGGAAGCGGCGATGGTTAAACCTATTAAAAAGTGATCAAGAATTAGAACAAAATTGTGGTCAATCCTTAGAGATAATCATTCAAAAAGCCGAAGAAATTTTAAAATTAATGGACTCTGAGAAGAGTCAATCTTCATCAAAACCCAAAAAGCCTAAAAAACCCAAGAAAAAGAAAAAATCATCTTCAGAAGAAACCATTACCTTATTTGACCGCCTTTTTAAAGCCTATAATCAAGGAAACGATTCTCTAGAAAGTTATGCCTTAGCTTATCTACTCAAAAATAATGGTCAAATTCCTGAAGATGACGAAGATTTAGACAAATTTGCCCTAAGAAAACGCAAAAAAGAAATTGAAATCGAACGACTTCAGCAACAATTAGAAAATCGTATTCCATTAGGACGAGATTTGACAGGAGAACTTTGGCAAGAGATGTTAACCATCGTTAACGAAAGTATTCCCCAAGACGAAAATGAAGCCTCAGCATGGCAAGCGAAATTACTCAAAAAATCCCATAATATTCCCTATCCTGTTGCCTATGAAACCAATACTGACCTCAAATGGTCAAAAGACAGCCGAGGACATCTTCTCGTTACCTTTAACGGCTTAGTAGAATCATTAAAGAAACTGAACCTTAACCCAGAATTTGAAATTAGATGCGATCGCCGTCATTTACCTTGGTTTCAACGTTTTTGCAAAGATCAGGAAATTAAAGCGAATAACGATCAACACTCTAGCGCATTATTCGTTCTACGTTCTGCTCGACTGATTTGGCGTGAAGGACAGGGAAAAGAAGATCCTTGGAAGATTCATCAACTTTATCTTCAATGTTCAGTAGAAACCCAATTATGGACGGAAGCAGGAACAAAACAAGTTCAAAGTGAAAAAATGGTTGAATTTCAACTAAATCAGCTACGGATGAAGCCAGAATTAACCTTTCCTATCTTTTTTCGTTCTCAGTCACTTCCTACTTACTTTAACCTTTGGAAAGTCATCACCAGTTACCGTATCCTCAAATTCTTGGAAAAAGGAGACTTCACCAAAGCACAGAAAAACTTTCAAGATGCCATTAAACGGACAGAATCTTGTTTAGAAAATCTTCAAAGCTCTTACTTAACCTCTCAAAAGTCTCTTTATCAAGGAAATCCAGAGATTATCATGGGGGTAGCAATGGGTTTATCTCAACCTGCCACTATAGCAGTGGTTAATGTCGTAACACAGGAAGTTTTAACCTATCGTAGCCTTAAGCAACTATTGGGCAAAAACTATAACCTTCTTAATCGCCAGCGTCAACAAAAACAGAAACTCTCCCATCAACGCCATAAAGCCCAGAAAAAAGACGCTTTTAACCAGTATGGAGAGTCAGAATTAGGGCAATATGTAGATCGGTTAATTGCGAAAGCGATTGTTCAAGTCGCCAAGGAATATCAAGCTGATAGCATCGCTGTTCCTAAAATACGACAGATGCGAGAAATTATTCAATCTGAAGTTCAAGCAAGAGCAGAACGTAAAATTCAAGGCTATAAAGAGGGACAAAAAAAGTATGCTCAACAGTATCGAGAAAATGTTCATCAATGGAGCTATGGTCGCTTAATTGAGTCGATTCATCAAGCATCTGCCAAATTTGGTATCAGAGTTGAAATTGCCTCTCAATCCTATCAAGGAAGTTTCCAAGAGCAAGCCCAAAATTTAGCGATCGCTGCTTATACAAATCGTCTTGAAGCAGTTGGCTAG
- a CDS encoding Mu transposase C-terminal domain-containing protein, translated as MIIQSVNSSKQETMSKSNITSHKTEINREEQDLEQTESQKSHQNHLKLINTQLSPATEEIINALEPILQASNTKQRTQAIEKASQMLGKSTRTIRRMLAKMTHEGVATLIRGRQDKGQYRISKQWRDFIIKLYKWGQQDGSRQNISQIYNALIALEAQGEKLRTQMNKKDGYAKLLKPYPEVLEDLIAGKYPSHPTVYKVVRDELERKNKSKARHPGADIDHQVVQTIEENLYITHSNQIWQADHTKLDVFVFESISKENPSAKQEVIRDSKGEPIRPFLTVIIDSYSGCLMGYYLGFVAADSHRVALALRNAILPKQVKEKYGLQNEWEQSGIPEYLVTDRAKEFKSHHAKLIAMQLGFQWKLRAFPSAGGLVETIFNQTNNEVLKSLPGYTGKNVQERDNNVEDHVCMTFEELERELVQYFVDHYNQHHYPKAKIDPQFEVHRRANRWKYGLISEAEIIDERSLDICLLKQAHRKVQKYGTIQFETMIYMGNCLKDYIGEEISLRYDPRNIVTLLAYTAPKNGEPSEFIGVIKARHFEYEQMTFDELKWIIHKLRSQSKDPENISILNERYNHLNFIAKKRTEKGRRSKKAQDKRDQVTNQSTLTEIFPENAPQPNNNSEIVSEEATKTVKMGRKSKKRIITQPLPPETNARVRRRSSGIMTNIQDWNEYKKNNW; from the coding sequence ATGATTATTCAATCTGTCAACTCTTCTAAACAAGAAACCATGAGCAAGTCTAATATAACATCTCACAAAACTGAGATAAATAGAGAAGAACAGGATTTAGAGCAGACAGAATCTCAAAAAAGTCATCAAAATCACCTCAAACTCATTAATACCCAACTTTCTCCTGCAACCGAGGAAATTATTAATGCACTTGAACCCATTCTGCAAGCATCTAATACAAAGCAACGTACACAAGCGATTGAAAAAGCATCACAAATGCTTGGAAAAAGCACTCGAACGATTAGACGAATGTTAGCCAAAATGACTCATGAAGGGGTAGCTACATTAATTAGAGGTCGTCAAGATAAAGGACAATACCGTATCTCTAAGCAATGGCGTGATTTTATCATCAAACTTTATAAATGGGGTCAGCAAGACGGTTCAAGACAAAATATTAGTCAAATCTATAACGCATTAATCGCCTTGGAAGCACAAGGGGAAAAACTTCGCACTCAGATGAATAAAAAAGATGGTTATGCCAAACTACTTAAACCTTATCCTGAAGTCTTAGAAGACTTAATCGCTGGAAAATATCCTTCTCATCCCACCGTCTATAAAGTCGTCAGAGATGAACTTGAAAGAAAGAACAAATCAAAAGCAAGACATCCTGGTGCAGATATTGATCATCAAGTGGTACAAACTATTGAAGAAAATTTATATATCACCCATAGTAATCAAATTTGGCAAGCTGACCATACAAAACTGGATGTTTTTGTTTTTGAAAGTATCAGCAAGGAGAATCCATCCGCCAAACAAGAGGTAATTCGAGATAGCAAAGGCGAACCGATACGTCCTTTTTTAACGGTTATCATTGATAGTTATTCAGGTTGTCTGATGGGTTATTATTTAGGCTTTGTAGCGGCGGATTCCCATCGCGTGGCTTTAGCTCTACGAAATGCAATTTTACCCAAGCAAGTCAAGGAAAAATATGGCTTACAAAATGAATGGGAACAATCCGGTATCCCTGAATATTTAGTCACCGATAGAGCCAAAGAATTTAAAAGTCATCATGCGAAACTAATTGCCATGCAGTTAGGTTTTCAATGGAAATTAAGAGCCTTTCCGTCTGCGGGAGGTTTAGTTGAGACGATTTTCAATCAAACCAATAATGAAGTCTTAAAAAGTTTACCCGGATATACGGGAAAAAATGTACAGGAACGAGATAACAATGTAGAAGATCATGTTTGCATGACTTTTGAAGAATTAGAAAGAGAATTAGTTCAATATTTTGTTGACCATTACAACCAACATCATTACCCTAAAGCGAAGATTGATCCTCAATTTGAGGTTCACCGACGAGCCAATCGCTGGAAATATGGATTAATCAGTGAGGCAGAAATTATTGATGAAAGAAGCCTAGATATTTGCTTATTAAAACAAGCTCATCGCAAGGTACAAAAATATGGAACGATTCAGTTTGAAACGATGATTTATATGGGAAATTGTTTGAAGGACTACATAGGAGAGGAGATTTCTTTAAGATATGATCCCAGAAATATTGTCACTTTGTTAGCTTATACTGCACCGAAAAATGGTGAACCAAGTGAGTTTATCGGGGTAATTAAAGCTCGACACTTTGAGTATGAACAAATGACCTTTGATGAGTTAAAGTGGATAATACACAAATTGAGAAGTCAATCAAAAGATCCTGAGAATATCTCGATTCTCAATGAACGATATAATCATTTGAACTTTATTGCTAAAAAACGGACTGAAAAGGGAAGAAGAAGCAAAAAAGCTCAAGATAAACGAGATCAAGTAACGAATCAATCAACCCTTACTGAAATATTCCCCGAAAATGCTCCTCAACCTAATAATAATTCAGAAATAGTATCAGAAGAAGCCACAAAAACCGTTAAAATGGGACGCAAATCTAAAAAGCGAATTATAACTCAACCTTTACCCCCTGAAACTAATGCTAGAGTGCGAAGACGAAGTTCTGGAATTATGACCAATATTCAAGATTGGAACGAGTATAAGAAAAATAATTGGTAA
- a CDS encoding ATP-binding protein, translated as MAKGNLEQLKVSAKTQSEEVNGRSAAQKAEIERIGQADTYCPLSRDEELFTWLNDQRDLRLCGYIMATRGSGLPKACEYYRMAHVKRRGSLFEMPATVFYVEMLQKGKATDLYRAILGEFGHPLSNLGTLRHLRSRTWDNLKRYGVKILIIGKADYLKLEAFNELIDLYDHSRISVILAGTHYLEDILGRNHPAYVNLCNSFLEWYEFPGLSSKDVGIVVEHWEKTFLSPKYRLNLTQYPEIVETLTEKSGGLIESLYDILRQIAMFKVDDPDFELTPSNVLAYLSHRKPPTLKLG; from the coding sequence ATGGCTAAGGGAAATTTAGAGCAACTCAAAGTCAGTGCTAAAACGCAGTCTGAGGAAGTTAATGGTCGTAGTGCAGCGCAAAAGGCAGAAATTGAGCGAATTGGTCAAGCTGATACCTATTGTCCTTTGAGTCGGGATGAGGAGTTATTTACCTGGTTAAATGACCAACGAGATTTACGATTATGTGGCTATATTATGGCAACAAGAGGGTCTGGATTACCGAAAGCTTGTGAATACTACCGCATGGCTCATGTAAAACGGCGGGGCTCTTTATTTGAGATGCCAGCAACGGTATTTTATGTGGAGATGTTGCAGAAGGGAAAGGCAACGGATTTATATCGGGCTATATTAGGGGAATTTGGACATCCTTTGTCTAATTTAGGGACGCTAAGGCATTTACGCTCACGCACTTGGGATAATTTGAAGCGTTACGGGGTGAAGATTCTGATTATCGGAAAAGCGGATTATTTGAAGTTGGAAGCGTTTAATGAGTTAATCGATTTATATGACCATTCACGGATTTCGGTGATTTTGGCAGGAACTCATTATTTAGAGGATATTTTAGGGCGAAATCACCCGGCTTATGTCAACCTCTGTAATTCCTTTTTGGAATGGTACGAGTTTCCTGGTTTATCCTCGAAGGATGTGGGTATTGTGGTTGAACATTGGGAAAAAACGTTTTTAAGTCCGAAATACCGTTTAAATTTAACTCAATATCCTGAAATCGTGGAAACGTTAACGGAGAAGTCTGGGGGGTTGATTGAGAGTTTATATGATATTCTGCGTCAAATTGCCATGTTTAAGGTAGATGACCCTGATTTTGAGTTAACGCCGTCGAATGTTTTGGCTTATTTGAGTCATCGTAAACCCCCGACGTTGAAGTTAGGGTAA
- a CDS encoding TniQ family protein gives MGKSEAKFQPPWYVEPYEGESISHYLGRYCRHESVSLSALGKATGLGAILGRWEKFRFIPFPSEEELEAFGELIGLSVAQLKGMLPQESMKLLPIRLCGLCYSQKPYHRMEWQYQSRLNCTVHGVKLLTKCPSCGERFAIPSRWVEGKCLRCGMGFKSMRKEQKHD, from the coding sequence ATGGGGAAGTCTGAGGCAAAGTTTCAACCTCCTTGGTATGTGGAACCTTACGAGGGGGAAAGTATTAGTCATTATTTGGGGCGTTATTGTCGTCATGAGTCGGTTTCTTTGTCAGCTTTGGGTAAAGCGACGGGACTTGGGGCAATTTTGGGACGATGGGAGAAGTTTCGCTTTATTCCTTTTCCTAGTGAGGAGGAATTAGAGGCGTTTGGCGAGTTAATTGGGTTGTCGGTGGCGCAGTTAAAGGGGATGTTACCGCAAGAATCAATGAAATTATTGCCGATTCGGTTATGTGGGTTGTGTTATTCCCAAAAGCCTTATCATCGTATGGAATGGCAATATCAATCACGGTTAAATTGTACGGTTCATGGGGTCAAGTTGTTAACCAAGTGTCCGTCTTGTGGTGAACGCTTTGCGATTCCTTCAAGGTGGGTTGAGGGGAAGTGTTTACGGTGTGGGATGGGGTTTAAGTCTATGAGGAAAGAACAGAAGCATGATTAA